One Spinacia oleracea cultivar Varoflay chromosome 4, BTI_SOV_V1, whole genome shotgun sequence DNA segment encodes these proteins:
- the LOC130471869 gene encoding uncharacterized protein: MRTKRAQLSVPTLQLAKAVNLKVWHGGTFITKKNNRVEYDGVGIYIKEGVSRISYYTIVEVVKRELGYSSGGKIWFRRKGLSLAKGRKELKKDDLSINELVDSIDYNNFLNVFIEHIEDSAVVLETRSYVRGYYSQTDIEDSSEEFMEGDDYVSEGEDEEGEEEEGDDDDGDGDGDSSVQDDRDDDWSEDDGGGGGQKGAETQGGQADQVGEEKGDCEKSEKGKGRQEVNDIPKGDQAFMEYFDGLDELDNEVFLNVGLNQELYWDIGVGSTSGSSPLGPTYLTEQLHKTTSTTSTTRPSKLIPCRKEITAASTSNPKLVPQLTKGGILIDDILYTERGDEDRPTADLFSDSVGKGVTEAVNQSLGVANPIPYIHEQANHQVPTRNKSAPPPFQQGRNKQPPHPQPEDVSDIFLGEEKELNEDSEEEGSLYGSDDEAERYPSFNPDVDFKRPVSLTLGLRFPSSDCLRKAIRWHAVQKGYDYYFLHNNLQRISVYCRHRCDCPWKDSKKVKCVCDNPRKCRFKIHSRKMRGEETWQVRSIKLDHVCGFQDGTPKASSEFLAERFMDDFRDDPKMSIETFQNHIRRHLGLEVDYYKAYYARIMALQFIHGSAAEQYGRIWDYAAAIRRYNPGSSAFVRVTNIERPPTLFQRFYYCLQPCKEGFVHGCRHILGVDGCHLRSTWPGICLVAVGKDGNNNLFPVAWGIVEAENKESWKWFLELLVKDLGSVTEHITWVHEKDDLTFMSDRQKGLLDAFKTVVPNAEIRYCCRHIWANFKLAFPGEAFRLCFWKAARASTKEYFDSQMESIKMLSKDAFTYLNKIPTDRWSRHAFSTKSKSAMILNNCCESFNNVIREARSQPILSMMEWVRRYVMKRACIKREGMENYVGKVMPAAMKLLHLSKEGAKNCFETKSTPQLFEVNHGENQYVVNLQARTCGCYRWDLTGIPCCHAFRCIMRNRADPEDYVHKAYTKKAFLLAYAPVFYPMPGMKQWEKTKSPHPLPPPFRKMAEGEDDEHVTALVVKRRKPTRCGNCGDFGHNKKTCKNDAAPPPPPKRMGRLKKQGPFTKPACTSKKNLADSGASASATKRKSKAAPAKGKSKAAPAEGRTRDAQGTQEPASQVDD, encoded by the exons ATGAGGACCAAAAGAGCACAACTTAGTGTTCCTACATTGCAACTTGCTAAGGCTGTGAATTTGAAAGTTTGGCATGGGGGAACTTTTATAACAAAGAAAAATAACAGGGTAGAATATGATGGTGTGGGGATTTACATTAAAGAAGGGGTTAGTCGGATTAGTTATTACACTATTGTAGAGGTTGTGAAACGTGAACTTGGGTACAGCAGTGGGGGTAAAATATGGTTTAGGAGGAAAGGTCTTAGCTTAGCAAAGGGTAGGAAAGAATTGAAGAAGGATGATTTGTCTATCAATGAGTTGGTTGATTCAATAGACTACAACAACTTCCTAAATGTTTTCATTGAGCACATTGAGGATTCAGCAGTTGTGTTGGAGACAAGGAGTTATGTTAGGGGTTATTATAGTCAGACTGATATTGAAGATAGTTCAGAGGAGTTTATGGAGGGTGATGATTATGTAAGTGAAGGAGAGGAtgaagaaggagaagaagaagagggagatgatgatgatggagaTGGTGATGGTGACAGTAGTGTGCAGGATGATAGAGATGATGATTGGAGTGAAGATGATGGAGGGGGAGGAGGTCAGAAAGGTGCTGAAACTCAGGGAGGGCAAGCAGATCAGGTGGGTGAAGAAAAGGGAGATTGTGAAAAGAGTGAGAAAGGTAAGGGGAGGCAGGAAGTCAATGATATTCCTAAAGGGGATCAAGCTTTTATGGAATATTTTGATGGGTTGGATGAGTTGGATAATGAAGTGTTTTTGAATGTGGGCCTAAACCAAGAACTTTATTGGGATATTGGTGTAGGGAGCACATCAGGTTCAAGTCCTTTAGGCCCAACTTACCTAACTGAACAACTACACAAAACAACATCCACAACATCCACAACAAGaccctcaaaactgattccctgCAGGAAAGAGATAACAGCAGCCTCCACCTCAAACCCTAAACTTGTTCCACAGCTTACAAAAGGAGGTATTCTCATTGATGATATATTGTACACTGAGAGGGGAGATGAGGACAGACCAACAGCTGATCTGTTTTCAGACAGTGTTGGTAAGGGTGTTACAGAGGCTGTGAACCAAAGCCTTGGTGTGGCTAATCCTATCCCCTACATACATGAACAAGCAAATCATCAAGTTCCAACCAGAAACAAGTCTGCCCCTCCACCATTTCAGCAAGGAAGAAATAAGCAGCCACCTCATCCACAACCAGAAGATGTTTCTGACATTTTTTTGGGGGAAGAAAAGGAACTGAATGAGGATTCAGAGGAAGAAGGAAGCTTGTATGGATCAGATGATGAAGCTGAAAGGTATCCTTCATTTAATCCAGATGTTGACTTTAAAAGGCCTGTTTCTTTAACTTTGGGTTTAAGGTTTCCTAGTTCAGATTGTTTGAGAAAGGCAATTAGATGGCATGCTGTACAAAAGGGTTATgactattattttttgcataacAACTTACAGAGGATTAGTGTCTATTGTAGACATAGATGTGATTGTCCTTGGAAGGATTCAAAGAAAGTGAAGTGTGTTTGTGATAATCCTAGGAAGTGTAGGTTTAAAATACATAGTAGGAAAATGAGAGGAGAGGAGACATGGCAGGTTAGGAGCATAAAATTAGACCATGTTTGTGGTTTTCAAGATGGAACTCCTAAAGCTTCATCTGAGTTCCTAGCTGAGAGGTTCATGGATGACTTTAGGGATGATCCCAAGATGAGCATTGAGACTTTTCAGAATCACATAAGGAGGCACTTAGGATTAGAGGTTGACTATTACAAGGCTTACTATGCTAGGATAATGGCATTGCAGTTCATCCATGGTAGTGCAGCTGAGCAGTATGGTAGAATTTGGGATTATGCTGCTGCTATTAGGAGATACAACCCTGGTAGTTCTGCATTTGTGAGGGTGACAAACATTGAGAGACCCCCAACATTATTCCAGAGGTTTTACTATTGTCTTCAACCCTGCAAAGAAGGGTTTGTGCATGGTTGTAGGCACATTTTAGGGGTAGATGGTTGTCACCTAAGGAGTACTTGGCCTGGAATCTGCTTGGTTGCTGTTGGAAAGGATGGAAACAACAATCTGTTTCCTGTTGCATGGGGTATTGTTGAAGCAGAGAACAAGGAAAGCTGGAAGTGGTTCTTGGAGCTGCTGGTAAAAGACTTGGGATCAGTGACTGAGCACATCACTTGGGTTCATGAAAAGGATGATTTGACTTTTATGTCAGATAGGCAGAAG GGACTCTTGGATGCCTTCAAAACAGTGGTACCTAATGCAGAGATTAGGTATTGTTGTAGGCATATATGGGCCAATTTCAAGCTTGCATTCCCAGGAGAAGCATTTAGGTTATGTTTTTGGAAAGCTGCCAGAGCTTCAACAAAG GAATACTTTGATTCACAAATGGAATCCATCAAAATGCTGTCAAAAGATGCATTTACCTACCTAAACAAAATTCCCACAGACAGATGGAGCAGACATGCCTTCTCAACTAAGAGTAAGTCTGCCATGATCCTCAACAATTGCTGTGAATCTTTCAATAATGTAATTAGGGAGGCTAGGTCACAACCTATTCTAAGTATGATGGAGTGGGTAAGGAGGTATGTGATGAAAAGGGCATGCATAAAGAGGGAAGGGATGGAGAACTATGTGGGTAAAGTGATGCCTGCTGCCATGAAGTTGTTGCACTTATCAAAAGAGGGTGCAAAGAACTGCTTTGAGACCAAGTCTACTCCCCAATTGTTTGAGGTTAACCATGGAGAAAATCAATATGTGGTTAACCTTCAAGCAAGGACATGTGGTTGCTATAGGTGGGACTTGACTGGCATCCCTTGCTGTCATGCCTTTAGATGCATCATGAGAAACAGAGCTGACCCCGAAGACTATGTGCATAAGGCATACACCAAGAAAGCTTTTTTGCTTGCTTATGCCCCTGTTTTCTACCCAATGCCTGGTATGAAACAGTGGGAGAAGACAAAATCCCCACATCCACTGCCACCACCATTCAGAAAGATGGCAGAAGGTGAGGATGATGAACATGTGACTGCTTTGGTTGTCAAAAGGAGGAAGCCCACTAGGTGTGGCAACTGTGGTGATTTTGGCCACAACAAGAAGACTTGCAAGAATGATGCagctccaccaccacctccaaaAAGGATGGGAAGGCTTAAAAAGCAAGGTCCTTTTACAAAGCCTGCATGCACATCAAAGAAGAACCTAGCTGATTCTGGTGCATCTGCATCTGCAACCAAGAGAAAGAGCAAGGCTGCACCAGCTAAGGGAAAGAGCAAGGCAGCACCAGCTGAGGGAAGGACTAGGGATGCACAAGGAACTCAGGAACCTGCTTCACAAGTTGATGATTAG